A single genomic interval of Pochonia chlamydosporia 170 chromosome 7, whole genome shotgun sequence harbors:
- a CDS encoding beta-1,3-endoglucanase (similar to Colletotrichum fioriniae PJ7 XP_007597757.1), whose protein sequence is MAPSLVSLGTAALALVGNAAATKWYIEDTYDSTNFFDKFNFFTDDSPNQGFVNFLSKQQAINAGIAKIDKGEVLLGVDSKNVVKAGARGRDSIRIESKAQLNKGLIIARFTHLPENKCGTWPAFWTVGNVWPTDGEVDMLEGWNTNSFNKPAFHMNKVSQFGSCTISNVGQSATVATSNCDNDYSNPPIQWNNQGCVGNDVKGPWASADGGVYAMEWTSEFIKVYTWHWKDVPANIGSDSPDSSTWGLPTIQVQKSLCNVDKVFKDQRIILNIDLCGNPVDRVGTWDQCGIATGSTCKDYVTKNPSAFANVFFKVKDIRIFSQNAPKTTTKSTTSTTKTTSSTSTKPTTTTTTSSTKTTSSTTSTKPTSTSTTASSTKTTSSTTSTKPTSTTTSTTSTASSTKTSTSTTSTKATSTTSSTKTTSSTSTKPTTTTTVESKTTTSATTSSKPATTTTTSGVKTTTTTTSEIKTTSSSKATETTTSTTSKTGGVTTSSTSKATDTTSSTTSKASVSTDSTTSTTKAPITTTPTSLASSSTKWSNSTITSSVEMTTSTVYTTATHTITSCKPTITNCPIGKVTTVTIPLYTTVCPVSAVKTTPAGPKPTKTPGHGGNGSDKTITTKVTKTYTITSCAPTVTNCPVGQVTTEVVTTTYCPGEETQVPTGPKGGFTTQSPFHPSKTIIYNTETVVPKPTQPGGWNNGTSNATTIAQPRPTGSQVVCVGDSCNVETSSPTPTPGNQGCTGPNCPPTVVSGAAKQSLSALVVLGAVAAMML, encoded by the exons ATGGCTCCATCCCTCGTTTCCCTGGGTACTGCCGCCCTAGCCCTGGTCGGCAACGCTGCCGCTACCAAGTGGTATATCGAAGACACCTACGACTCGACCAActtcttcgacaagttcAACTTCTTCACCGATGACTCGCCTAATCAGGGATTTGTCAACTTTCTGAGCAAACAGCAGGCTATCAATGCCGGCAtcgccaagattgacaagGGTGAAGTTCTCCTCGGAGTTGACAGCAAaaatgttgtcaaggctggtgcCCGTGGTCGTGACAGTATCAGGATCGAGTCCAAGGCTCAGCTGAACAAAGGGCTCATTATTGCTCGTTTCACACACTTGCCCGAGAACAAATGTGGTACTTGGCCCGCTTT CTGGACCGTCGGTAATGTTTGGCCAACGGACGGCGAGGTTGACATGCTCGAAGGCTGGAACACCAACTCTTTCAACAAGCCTGCTTTCCACATGAACAAGGTGAGCCAGTTTGGCAGCTGCACGATTTCGAATGTTGGTCAGAGTGCCACTGTTGCCACCTCGAACTGCGACAACGATTATTCCAACCCCCCTATTCAGTGGAATAATCAGGGATGTGTTGGCAATGACGTTAAGGGCCCCTGGGCTAGCGCAGACGGTGGTGTTT ACGCCATGGAGTGGACTAGTGAGTTCATCAAGGTTTATACATGGCACTGGAAGGATGTTCCCGCAAACATTGGCTCTGATTCTCCTGATTCTTCTACCTGGGGACTTCCCACCATCCAGGTGCAGAAGTCTCTCTGCAATGTCGATAAGGTCTTTAAGGACCAGCGTATCATCTTGAACATTGACCTTTGCGGAAACCCTGTTGACAGAGTGGGAACTTGGGACCAGTGTGGCATCGCCACTGGCAGCACTTGCAAGGACTACGTTACCAAGAACCCGTCTGCTTTTGCGAACGTCTTCTTCAAGGTCAAGGATATCCGTATCTTCAGCCAGAACGCTCCCAAGACTACCACGAAGTCCACCACTTCcacgacgaagacgacgtcttccacctccaccaagcCGACTACCACCACGACTACGTCCAGCACCAAGACGACGTCTTCTACCACGTCCACCAAGCCTACTAGCACCTCCACGACTGCATCAAGCACCAAGACCACGTCTTCTACCACCTCTACCAAGCCTACTAGcaccaccacttccaccacttcGACCGCTTCAAGCACCAAGACGAGCACTTCCACCACGTCTACCAAGGCAACCAGCACCACTTCCAGCACGAAGACTACGTCCTCCACCTCGACCaagccaacaaccaccacgacGGTTGAGTCCAAGACGACCACGTCTGCCACCACGTCTTCCAAGCCTgctaccaccaccaccacgtcTGGTGTGAAGACGACCACTACAACTACTTCAGAAATCAagaccaccagcagcagcaaggctACCGAGACAACCACGAGCACTACCTCCAAGACTGGCGGTGTCACTACCTCGAGCACCTCCAAGGCTACTGACACCACGAGCAGCACGACTTCCAAGGCTTCCGTGTCTACCGACTCAACGACTTCTACCACCAAGGCCCCGATCACCACTACCCCAACGTCGCTGGCCAGCTCGTCAACCAAGTGGTCCAACTCCACCATCACCTCCTCCGTTGAGATGACGACCTCCACTGTATACACCACTGCCACtcacaccatcaccagctgcaagccaaccatcaccaactgcCCCATTGGCAAGGTCACCACCGTGACCATCCCTCTGTATACCACGGTCTGCCCTGTCTCTGCCGTCAAGACCACCCCAGCCGGCCCTAAGCCCACCAAGACCCCTGGCCACGGAGGCAATGGTTCTGACaagaccatcaccaccaaggtGACCAAGACCTACACCATCACTAGCTGTGCGCCTACCGTCACCAACTGCCCCGTTGGCCAGGTCACAACCGAagtcgtcaccaccacctaCTGCCCCGGCGAGGAGACCCAGGTTCCCACTGGTCCCAAGGGCGGCTTCACCACCCAGTCGCCCTTCCATCCTTCCAAGACCATCATCTACAACACCGAGACTGTTGTTCCTAAGCCCACTCAGCCCGGCGGCTGGAACAACGGCACCTCCAACGCAACCACCATTGCCCAGCCCCGACCTACTGGCTCCCAGGTCGTCTGCGTCGGTGACTCCTGCAACGTCGAGACCAGCAGCCCTACCCCTACCCCAGGTAACCAGGGCTGCACTGGTCCCAACTGCCCGCCTACTGTTGTCAGTGGTGCTGCCAAGCAGAGCCTGAGCGCTCTCGTCGTCCTCGGCGCCGTTGCCGCTATGATGCTGTAA
- a CDS encoding mediator complex, subunit Med1 (similar to Cordyceps militaris CM01 XP_006673601.1) encodes MATPTPMKHAPSQQGRTPSQLAAATPPVSTPFSNPARAAFSPRGPGSSPQQVKKSPATSTLMGQTGMGAFNFDSPSTAAAMGALGMGGGFDIGLDNVGVGGLDAIGAAIANEDDKMKRLDQILKLLSAKKGLVSEASLERLAQRIGLELLSEEQRTPGGRKTRTLAIAGSAIALDIVLDNNVVQSVSLAYHGSAPSVSKHMDAAGQILLKDLKLLPGQSPLTKTLENFASNFERLAGLDKLSIVPGLDCHEALAGIYLSLERLYQWDLSKLQEEQDMKGKSDQYLSNMAMCSRHGRPVMHDRDRVGLAVQYWKELRFVPPVADDLGAYIKETEKVWSLLLGCARLDGMEVPPVRVSENWISKEITKEDATIDSPKPILDWQEPENISLPQSEDNKDAGMDLLQADLSTTRVPRVMFTVTFDPPVVLPQNDWARLYMYANVSPPNITHELGQRGHPPSPPTFDSLLFPFPSGVKVDPSESRAIARERDVRVLSMDKTASVKHHHNTLYIYKPIYSQTVSEMPFSHPRQLLDMLPLLRQYAFVSTLLENSFGSKTKPAEAPKPPANQEQSSKTKTKKDRLADFMDLDEPVQPVDPNENSTNLDVILWVHPAPHVQVVFPMGKSTANISLKILEGGTVEIVDENILDYAEDGEIKGRRKEFTREQMGKVLEHMEDLCLWSEWIRTRLA; translated from the exons ATGGCAACTCCAACGCCTATGAAGCATGCGCCTTCGCAGCAAGGTCGCACACCCTCACAACTCGCGGCTGCGACTCCCCCAGTCTCTACACCCTTTTCGAACCCTGCGCGAGCAGCTTTTTCTCCTCGCGGCCCAGGATCCTCGCCACAACAAGTCAAGAAGTCTCCGGCTACCTCAACATTAATGGGCCAAACTGGAATGGGGGCCTTCAACTTCGATAGTCCCTCCACGGCTGCTGCAATGGGCGCACTAGGAATGGGTGGCGGCTTCGACATTGGGTTGGATAACGTTGGCGTTGGTGGATTGGATGCCATTGGCGCTGCGATTGCCAACGAGgacgacaagatgaagcggCTCGATCAAATTTTGAAACTTCTGAGT GCCAAGAAAGGGCTCGTCAGCGAGGCTAGTCTCGAACGTCTGGCGCAACGGATTGGTCTCGAATTGCTATCCGAAGAGCAACGGACCCCCGGTGGACGAAAAACAAGAACACTGGCCATTGCTGGATCAGCCATTGCGCTCGACATTGTACTTGATAATAATGTGGTTCAGAGCGTTTCCCTGGCATACCATGGATCCGCACCATCCGTATCAAAGCATATGGATGCCGCAGGTCAAATATTGCTAAAAGATTTGAAGCTGCTCCCTGGCCAAAGTCCATTGACGAAAACCCTGGAAAACTTTGCTTCGAATTTCGAACGTCTGGCTGGCTTGGATAAGCTCAGCATCGTGCCAGGGCTCGACTGCCATGAAGCCCTAGCTGGCATTTATCTCAGCCTCGAGAGGCTGTACCAGTGGGACCTGTCGAAAttgcaagaagagcaagataTGAAGGGTAAATCAGACCAGTATttgtccaacatggccatgtgcTCAAGGCACGGGCGGCCAGTGATGCATGACAGGGACAGAGTCGGACTTGCCGTGCAGTATTGGAAAGAGCTTCGATTCGTGCCGCCCGTCGCAGATGATCTGGGTGCATACATCAAAGAAACCGAGAAAGTATGGTCACTACTTCTCGGATGCGCTCGGTTGGACGGCATGGAGGTTCCGCCAGTGCGAGTATCTGAGAACTGGATCTCCAAAGAGATAACCAAGGAAGATGCAACGATTGACTCCCCGAAGCCCATCCTGGACTGGCAAGAGCCCGAAAACATATCTCTTCCACAGTCCGAAGATAACAAGGATGCCGGAATGGACCTCCTTCAAGCTGACCTCTCGACAACAAGAGTACCGAGGGTCATGTTCACCGTCACCTTCGACCCGCCAGTGGTACTACCGCAGAATGACTGGGCACGTCTGTACATGTACGCCAACGTCAGTCCTCCCAACATCACTCACGAGCTCGGACAACGCGGCCATCCTCCATCACCGCCCACCTTCGACAGCCTACTCTTCCCGTTTCCCTCAGGCGTGAAAGTCGACCCTAGTGAATCTCGAGCCATAGCGCGGGAACGTGACGTCCGTGTTCTCAGCATGGACAAAACAGCATCcgtcaaacaccaccacaacacaCTCTACATCTACAAACCAATTTACTCGCAAACTGTTTCCGAAATGCCCTTTTCCCACCCCCGCCAGCTCCTAGACATGCTGCCACTCCTCCGCCAATACGCCTTCGTATCGACCCTCCTCGAAAACAGCTTCggttccaagaccaagcccGCAGAGGCGCCTAAACCGCCAGCTAATCAAGAACAGtcctccaagaccaagaccaaaaagGATCGCCTCGCAGACTTTATGGACCTCGATGAACCGGTACAGCCTGTCGACCCCAATGAGAATTCTACAAATCTAGATGTGATTCTCTGGGTCCATCCAGCCCCTCACGTGCAAGTCGTTTTCCCAATGGGCAAGTCTACAGCGAATATCTCTCTCAAGATCCTGGAAGGTGGGACCGTCGagattgtggatgagaatATTCTGGACTACGCGGAGGACGGAGAGATCAAGGGCAGGAGGAAAGAGTTTACGAGGGAACAGATGGGTAAGGTGTTGGAGCATATGGAGGACTTGTGCTTGTGGTCAGAGTGGATACGAACGAGGTTGGCGTAG
- a CDS encoding pali-domain-containing protein (similar to Metarhizium robertsii ARSEF 23 XP_007819018.2), translating to MGFGRFVHHIGTFLLFVSFVLLIVVDITAPVVNNLSMMKVDLGRNSASADQVTFGTFGYCLRGVGGDSDECTHAKIGYDPAGLMERLDGSDFSDASGDTAKGLTRVMVLHPVATGLCFIAFLLCIFTGIVGAFLASMVSLLAFVVTLVAMICDFVTFSIIKHDVNKNGVSTAKWGPGIWLILVSAIFTLFGAGIVFVTCCCARKKDRTERQKEHWNETTATRNRRRFW from the exons ATGGGCTTCGGTAGATTCGTCCATCACATCGGCACATTCTTGCTGTTTGTGTCGTTTGTGCTTCTCATCGTCGTGGACATTACGGCTCCTGTGGTGAACAACCTCTCAATGATGAAGGTTGACCTCGGCCGGAACTCTGCATCGGCGGATCAAGTAACGTTTGGCACATTCGGTTACTGCCTTAGAGGCGTGGG TGGTGATTCTGATGAGTGCACTCACGCCAAGATTGGATATGACCCTGCTGGTCTCATGGAGCGTCTTGACGGCAGCGACTTCAGCGATGCGTCCGGCGATACTGCCAAGGGTCTGACCAGAGTCATGGTCCTGCACCCTGTCGCGACAGGCCTCTGCTTCATCGCCTTCCTGCTTTGCATCTTCACGGGCATTGTCGgcgccttcttggcctcgaTGGTGTCGCTGCTCGCCTTCGTCGTCACACTGGTAGCCATGATTTGCGACTTTGTCACCTTTAGCATCATCAAGCACGATGTCAACAAGAACGGCGTCAGCACTGCCAAGTGGGGTCCCGGTATCTGGCTGATCCTCGTTTCCGCCATCTTCACTCTCTTTGGCGCCGGTATCGTCTTTGTCACATGCTGCTGTGCTCGCAAGAAGGATAGGACTGAGCGCCAGAAGGAGCACTGGAATGAGACGACTGCTACCAGGAACCGACGTCGCTTCTGGTAG
- a CDS encoding O-methyltransferase, family 3 (similar to Metarhizium robertsii ARSEF 23 XP_007819019.1) yields the protein MKGGYTRLFDDAASGDRVSEYADAHSTPLPDFITAYHASASEKRDDSEMLSSNFQSKMHLFLARAIGAKRVLEVGVYVGYSAMLWAHATGPDGQVTGLEYSPELAKIAEEAIAKEGLNNIEIIVGNAAETLPKVKPSAPYDIIFLDADKPGYSNYLSIILANSQPGSQNRLLRPGGLIIADNVLRRGHVADPSKTDREMRDAGEWRLHIEAVRKFNDMVVGEKRLESFLTPLWDGLSLIRLVD from the exons ATGAAGGGCGGATATACTAGATtgtttgacgatgccgctTCTGGCGATAGAGTCAGCGAGTATGCGGATGCGCATTCCACGCCGTTGCCGGACTTCATCACCGCGTACCATGCGAGTGCGTCGGAGAAGAGGGATGATTCTGAGATGCTGAGCTCGAATTTCCAGAGCAAGATGCACTTGTTTCTGGCGAGGGCCATTGGCGCCAAGAGAG TTCTCGAAGTAGGCGTATACGTAGGCTACTCAGCCATGCTATGGGCCCACGCCACCGGTCCAGACGGCCAAGTCACAGGCCTCGAATACAGCCCCGAGCTCGCCAAGATCGCAGAGGAAGCCATCGCAAAGGAAGgcctcaacaacatcgaaATCATTGTGGGCAACGCCGCAGAGAC TCTGCCCAAGGTGAAGCCCTCTGCTCCCTACGACATCATCTTCCTGGACGCCGATAAGCCAGGCTACTCGAATTACCTGTCTATTATTCTTGCCAATTCCCAGCCCGGCAGCCAGAACCGCCTCCTCCGGCCGGGAGGGTTGATTATTGCGGATAACGTCCTGCGGAGGGGTCATGTGGCAGACCCGTCTAAGACGGATCGTGAGATGAGGGATGCGGGTGAGTGGCGGTTGCATATTGAGGCGGTGAGGAAGTTTAATGATATGGTTGTGGGTGAGAAGCGGTTGGAGTCGTTTTTGACGCCGTTGTGGGATGGGTTGAGTTTGATTAGGCTTGTGGATTAG
- a CDS encoding protein ORM1 (similar to Metarhizium acridum CQMa 102 XP_007810656.1): protein MADRNNSSRRRRSSSILQVYHEPPETLEQISDQAVLPNLNANWTSAKGAWTIHIVLIAALKILYDIIPGVSQETSWTLTNMTYMFGSYIMFHYVRGVPFEFNSGAFDNLNMWEQIDNGAQYTPTKKFLLSVPIVLFLLSTHYTHYDLAYFIINFLAVLAVVIPKLPFSHRMRFGLFSGPPEED from the exons ATGGCCGACCGCAACAATTCGTCCCGTAGGAGGAGGTCGAGCAGTATCCTACAGGTCTATCACGAGCCCCCCGAGACTCTCGAGCAAATCAGTGATCAGGCTGTTCTGCCCAACCTGAACGCCAATTGGACAAGTGCAAAAG GAGCTTGGACTATCCACATTGTTCTCATCGCAGCGTTGAAAATTCTCTACGATATTATCCCCGGTGTCTCACAGGAGACGTCGTGGACTCTGACCAACATGACATACATGTTTGGCTCGTACATCATGTTCCATTATGTCCGTGGTGTGCCATTTGAATTCAATAGTGGTGCTTTTGACAACCTGAACATGTGGGAACAAATTGACAATGGCGCACAATACACCCCAACCAAGAAGTTCCTTCTCAGCGTTCCTATCGTGCTGTTCCTTCTCAGCACACATTACACCCACTACGATCTTGCATACTTTATTATTAATTTCTTGGCTGTTTTAGCCGTTGTTATCCCAAAGCTACCCTTT AGTCACCGAATGCGATTTGGTCTATTTTCAGGACCTCCCGAGGAAGATTAG
- a CDS encoding zinc knuckle domain-containing protein (similar to Metarhizium acridum CQMa 102 XP_007810657.1): MSIPSEPPADVISIGDSDYEPELEQQAIPEASLVQGQNAPDGSQLSTSLQKRPRDDGDEDLESDGYSPSPDMDISPPHPKRTRLSASPSNQSHQVSEEGEIDESESETNPRAALERGKEPMPGNVAEATKPPAPSTAASSPSGSKPPTSGHTTDQAEVDGPELLAGASVPPEPPTYMAGSVSLGLPALSPKKEGSWHARFKDWVQVFCKHNSHNVSAITPRVAVDAFVYYLESYSGLRQSKKKAAKQVASRVEMQSTIQSTIDAIQLSTGASSRQVAPEPSTNLNSTTPAAPPQGTRGESEEEGEVLSNGSHTSPEDLKLKRQNGDVSIVRGGVPTGAEELEQQRRYFPSAADPSNMCLLCGLEGHRAIHCSRSKCRFCDSYDHWDFCCPGIQERCTKCRQLGHKAATCVEKLILTKEEGLVCLFCKSTEHLENDCTEIWRSFHPEAQTIHTVVYLPSSCAVCGSKDHFSGDCGQRRGICSNPTWSLQNRSLYMDPKCDALSIEDASNPGGNKRSLRAPEAKIRGHAARTANVHYSESDDSDVEFLGKKPARGPNMKGAVGQIRMSSNIQLPQMMGSHTVNSFQPLAGQPPLPPGPPPSRPSRGGGQSSRYPPPPGVRGYQSQPPAPPPSLPSKPPPSTRSYRNVPPPPPPPGPSDANRHRGGHGSQGGRGGRGAGGGGGGGGGGGRGGRGRGRGGGRGRGR, encoded by the coding sequence ATGAGCATCCCCAGTGAGCCTCCAGCCGACGTCATCAGTATTGGGGACAGCGACTACGAGCCGGAGCTTGAGCAGCAAGCGATTCCAGAGGCGAGTCTCGTCCAGGGGCAGAATGCGCCAGACGGCAGCCAGCTGTCAACTTCGCTTCAAAAGAGGCCACGagacgatggcgacgaaGACCTAGAATCTGACGGCTACTCGCCATCCCCTGATATGGATATTTCCCCCCCTCACCCCAAACGGACCAGGTTGAGCGCATCGCCATCCAACCAATCTCATCAAGTCTCTGAGGAGGGTGAAATCGATGAGTCTGAATCCGAAACCAACCCTCGCGCTGCTTTGGAAAGAGGCAAGGAGCCCATGCCTGGCAACGTAGCTGAGGCGACAAAACCGCCTGCTCCCTCCACcgcagcttcttctccttcgggatcaaagccaccaacatcggGCCATACAACCGACCAGGCTGAGGTAGACGGACCTGAACTTCTCGCAGGAGCCAGCGTGCCTCCCGAACCACCGACATACATGGCGGGCTCCGTATCGCTTGGCCTACCTGCCTTGTCGcccaagaaagaaggctCGTGGCATGCTCGATTCAAGGACTGGGTCCAAGTATTTTGCAAGCACAACTCGCACAACGTCTCGGCCATTACCCCCAGAGTGGCTGTTGACGCATTTGTCTATTATCTGGAATCTTATAGCGGCCTGCGACAGTCTAAGAAAAAAGCTGCGAAACAGGTCGCAAGCAGGGTAGAGATGCAGAGCACGATACAGTCCACGATTGATGCGATCCAGCTGTCGACGGGCGCTAGTTCACGACAAGTGGCTCCCGAGCCATCGACGAATTTGAACTCTACAACACCAGCGGCACCACCGCAGGGCACCAGAGGGGAATCAGAAGAGGAAGGCGAGGTGCTAAGCAATGGTAGCCATACATCGCCAGAAGACTTGAAGCTCAAGAGACAAAACGGGGACGTCTCTATAGTCAGGGGGGGAGTGCCAACTGGCgcagaggagctggagcagcaGCGAAGATACTTCCCGTCAGCTGCCGACCCAAGCAACATGTGCCTGCTCTGTGGTCTCGAGGGCCATAGAGCCATTCACTGTTCTCGGTCAAAATGCAGATTCTGTGATAGCTACGATCACTGGGACTTCTGCTGCCCCGGTATCCAGGAAAGATGCACCAAATGccgtcaacttggccacaAGGCCGCCACTTGTGTTGAAAAGCTGATACTGACAAAGGAAGAGGGACTGGTTTGCCTTTTCTGCAAGTCGACGGAGCACCTGGAAAATGACTGCACCGAGATTTGGCGATCATTTCACCCGGAAGCACAAACAATACACACGGTCGTGTATCTCCCCAGCTCATGCGCAGTGTGTGGTAGCAAAGACCACTTTTCGGGAGATTGTGGACAGCGGCGAGGGATATGCTCCAACCCTACGTGGTCTTTACAGAATCGCAGCCTATACATGGATCCCAAATGCGACGCACTATCCATCGAGGATGCTTCCAACCCAGGAGGCAACAAGAGGTCATTACGTGCCCCTGAAGCCAAGATTCGCGGCCACGCTGCGCGGACAGCCAATGTTCATTACTCAGAGAGCGACGACTCTGACGTTGAGTTCCTGGGCAAAAAGCCAGCCAGAGGTCCCAACATGAAGGGAGCGGTTGGTCAAATCCGCATGTCTAGCAATATTCAGTTGCCGCAGATGATGGGCAGTCACACGGTCAACAGCTTTCAACCACTCGCTGGGCAACCACCACTTCCTCCGGGACCGCCACCTTCAAGACCGTCCAGAGGCGGTGGCCAATCCAGCAGATACCCTCCTCCGCCTGGAGTCCGCGGATATCAATCCCAACCACCGGCCCCGCCACCCTCACTTCCTTCAAAACCGCCCCCATCGACACGAAGCTATCGCAACGTGCCACCAccccctcccccaccagGACCAAGCGACGCGAACAGGCATAGAGGTGGACACGGCAgtcaaggagggcgaggGGGGAGAggggctggaggaggaggaggaggaggtggtggtggtggaaggggaggcagaggcagaggcagaggtGGAGGAAGGGGCAGAGGGAGGTAG